The DNA sequence ttgtgcaaatataaataaaagagctcatccaatctatttattaaaatgtagcaaactagatcctcaagtcacatgtttttaaatcgtggagatatatatcaccgtttgaaaatgggacccaatacaaactttccgttaacaattgaagcctccgaaacaaatgaagcctccgaaacaacagtaaacttaattatcatctatgcatatctaaattggtgtgtttcatactgatatctgcattgtaattattacttgatatgtgcagaatgtcataaattaaaaaaaaattgacattatggttaatgtttgaaaaatatactgataccttaaaaagcctgtttcggaggcttcacatgcaaaaaacaccatacttaacaaatgggtgaaaaaattaatgtgtgataaatctacaatatctgccgcatagaatcattgattcaatacacaccagaaaataacagcttagatgatcccaacactgttgttttcaaaaaactacttctgcaatgtttaacaattgttaacatgaagcctccgaaacaaaaaaaatgacttgctgtgataatttaatttttgtcacaactgaaattcaatacttagaagcaaagcatgaaaattggtaattgtgatattttttacctattttttatgtcaacttgtagtagttagctaaatattttacttttatgatcacctgtgttgttaactgaagcctccgaaacacaaatcgcttgaattgccaattctaaaaataactccaatttctgtgaaacttggctgggaggttcctttcatcaagtagtatttgtacatgaagttagacattcaaattattttaggaacccaattaaaacttaaaaatatgtttaaggtttggaaatttccattgtaaatgacacttgatgttaaaaattttcaaaactgcaattacaaacatagcaaaacatggtataaaatttaacttatatctgttgacttactttggaatggaatttcacatgtattccagctttcatgtcaaaattttctgaggttatgtaaaatacattttttcttagattttaaccaaaatgttatgcaaatgtcaaatttttattagaaatcaaaaggtttaagccttgaaacattattttacttgaaattaagttgcttctatgcatgatttcagtaaacagaaacatatttaagtggtttgaaattttgaccctaaaaatcaaaagttacaccctttaccgtgaaaatgaccacatatatcaatgtgattttcaggagcaatctgtgtactaactctgagccctaaagctgctttatttacagagtaacggccggccctatgttttagcgtttggggccctggggcccatataatgtaatatatggggctcacatgtacatataacaatgtgattttcaggtgcaatctgtgtactaactctaagccctaaagctgctttatttacagagtaacgaccggccctatgttttagcgtttggggcccaggggcccatattatgtgacatatggggtacatatatacatattataatataatactgaaaacctatctgtgtaccaaatctgagccctgtagctactttatttgctgagaaacagccggccctttgttttaacatttgggcccctggggcctctagccttgtacatctggggccaaaatgggcaaaaggcacatctacaatttagggcttatacatgtgcaacatatgagccctagtgcccttgtagctttagagctaggcttgtcaatctgttgccccatatttttaacatttggggccctggggcccataatatataacatatgtggctcatgtatacttgtatttatagagtacccctagggctatcagtgtaccaactcagggccctgaggctgcttcatctgatgagaaacggcatggtttgtgtttttacatttgggcccctggggcccgtgaccttgacctctggggccgagatgggcaaaggCACATCTcatgggtagggcccataagtgtaccacatatgggccctggggcccttgtagttttagcgctatgcttgacagaatgatgtgtttgatgggaggagaaggaggaggagaaggagatggagaagaaaccacagaatgggaatatacccgtccatgcttcgcatgcgggtataatgagaaaaatataggaACTGAAAAGAAGGAGCAAGGTTTGATGTGGGAAACAAGTAGAACACAGATACTACAGTCGGTCTACTCTGAAGGACAAAGTACTGACGCGGACGCaccacacattgtgccgactttgaaggcacgcatacctcagcagagacgcagcaatgtgcactgtttacgcgctgtatacgagtgcattgtcactttgtacttcagagtggacaaactgtgtGCAGTGGTGGTATAGGCACAGAAGTAAAATTTGATGGCCAAAAATGACCCAAATCCATAGCCCGCAGAAGTGTAAAACCTGCAACTACAACAGTAAGCAACACAAATTATGTACATACAATTTACAAAAGTGAACTGGGACAGCagtgaaaatcactgtgcattaTGCTGACTATAACTtgatacaattaaaaacagggaaaatatgacacaacatccaatgggggagtaacataagacatataaacaaagttaaaaaccctcTTCCTAACTTGATACAGGCAGTTAAAAACAACTTAGCAGtttgtacatgtacttcaatgtTATGCATACATCTTTTACTGTTGGAGCTCATGtaggttattatttttttttttgctaagttTTTCTGCTAAAAAGATTATTACTTGTTGTAATGGAAGCGATGTTATGGATAAgtataagtaaataaacaaatttaccgtTGAGCACACCACTTCATTAAATAGAATTAATAGTCAGCACGTCAGTAATTCCTCAATTGATTGCACATTTAAAAAATCAGCATTAAACATTTTGTGTAATTAATAATTTCATTCATTATAATTTTTCATGTAATATTAATTTTCTTGCTCTTGTGAAAATTTTTGCAGGAATAAAGGAATCGGTAACTACATGTATGGTTTAACATTTGAACTCAAGAGACATCACTtgtgcacatacatgtacatgaaaattGAACACTTAAAATTGAAGACTTTTAAATTGAACACTAAATCttaaaacaaagaaattgaaTAGGGATCCCTTCgcccaggggtagcattaaggtcCGAAAgccgggggttgttttcccgtgtttttcactcccgagctttcagaaaatccaaatacatggggatCTCagaggtgaaaaatattttgcagtgtagtcaggggtaggagtacggtccaaaagtagagggtcagagttcacccacgagcttgcacattcccaatatatggagggtgaaaaattaatatttttttaatttagggggtcattcacccccaatcgggggttaacgctacccctgcctTCACCATATAGTCAACCATGTCAATAAAATGTATGCTCctacaaatgtacatgtaaagACATAATCCAAAAACAAATATACAGAATGAACAAATGCTAGTATCTCAAatgattgatgataaaaatattggaagGAATTTATTTTATATACAACCTTTTGGTGTGGTTTTAACTCCCCAAATACTGCCCCCTTTTTCAAGATaggaaatttaatattattaaaggtGCCCCTTTATAACCACTACTGTATTATGATGACAGTGATTGATGTGCATAGTCCAGGCTTTGAAGGCTAAAGGAAGTGCTTTTGTACTGGGGTAAAACAAAGTATGATGAGCTACACCCGGGAGCTACATCCTTTAATTTTCCAGcttctttttaaataaaatacatttttggccTCATAATTTAATAGCAAGACCTGGCAGGGACTTATAGGCatgatttgaaggtttgggtgtgtacaCTAAAAAAACTggttgtgtaaatttaagatttgtgtacgaAGTATAGGACATGTGGGCATAttggtgtgtatttacaaatttgggtgtgtaaaacactccctagacggctggctgcctaagcccttgagcAAGACAATGTGATTCCATAAAGTCAATTTGAATGATTGACAGTGGTGGTGCCACAGgggcccccagtcagaactcttgccccctgtttcccccagtaaaaaccaaaattatgaaaattgccACATTTTACTGCAATTTTGTGCCCAATTTTTGattttcccctgaaattcactttgccccctcaatgcccccccaaattcctggcgccgccgcTGTTGATTGATTCAATATGATTTCATGGGCGATATATGCCAGACAGCTCGGTAAAAATCaaggactacggagaagtctaattaaGGCAATGTTTGTTGATCACACATTGCAAGTATAAAATGATTGATGAAGCTAGTTGAAATGGAAGCTGAGAGAGGAAGTGCTTTTGTAAGCGAGACAAAAGCTGGCAAATAACCTGTTGACTTGCTGGTGCTGTATGTTTGATTTCCATTTCAATGATTGTGTATCTATCACTACAAAATCCATGCACCAAGTCTAAAAACTCTTTAATTAATTCAAAGCACATGTACATTTTAGTGAATCTCTCTGCTTGAGGATAATGTTACATTTGATGAAGGTTGAAATGAATCAACAGTCAAAAGCagaaattatttcaaataattataatcatagtTGGTGTTTTGAAGTTTACAAACAAGTGCCCAATTACTAGGAAACATTTGGATGCTACGATGActccagacctgccaactgttcctcattttgagggactgtccctcatttggggttttccaaagtgaaaaagtgGGACTGTCCTGCtttctgaaatttcagtgatggcaaatttaaatgttacgggctggggtatgaacgtttggacagtatttattttgggacattagagcacatcagacatatcgaattgcattctgaataatgaagaatgtcattctgatatcaaataattttgatttttgaaattagcaatttaatacacattttatggcaaatcattaaaaattgatatttttgatatttaacagtacttgaagtaaactttataaatctgatgttttatacttaaagtgtatgtaggtgggatgaaaagtcgacgatcaattgaaaattttgaccttttcagtattgaagatatggattgttttcccccaaacaccaaaaaaaaattaggtcgcttttgggaaaaaatccatatcttcaatatgaaaggtcaaaattttcaattgaccgtcggcttttccttcctgctacatacactttaagaatatatcattagatttatataatttacttcgaggactgatatatcaaaaatttgaaaaatatcaaatttgtataatttgtcataaaatttgtattatattgtaattttcaaaaatgaaaattatttgatatcagaaagacatgcttcagattcagaatgcaattcgataggtctgaggtgctctcatgtcccacaaaaaatactgtcgaaacgcaataaacgccattttagatcccttaagaacagCATAAAAttatcccgggggggtcactcccattgtggcctgtacaccatccgcgataatcaacttttgaaaagcaccctaaacaaggatttaacccttggctaaaacaataccctaaacaggattttattccttgcatcaaatttcataccctaaatttcatttcagcgtattagcaattgcaattttgctaccctttttccaatatttcatgtttttgacaccctaaacgcgttacgtgCGTattgtgcttacccacgaaaaactaccctttttacgcgttttcattatcgcggatggtgtacaggccacaatgggagtgaccccggaaaattatgcacatttcactttaaaattttgctatagcgttttctttagtctattgtgataaatttagacctacAAAACCTTGTCTGAATTcggaaagtattgcacacctcaagtctttgaatttgtcggtacctggtttgtgtacatgttcaAGGTGTTGGCCTTGATGATTAAGGATGTACCAAATGGACTCCAAAATCCAAATATAACGTAGATGAAGGGTGAGAGgaaaaaaatacattcaaatatcaaaattggctCATTTTTGTACACCTGTGCATGAATTTAATTGTGGTGCACACACTAGGCCCCTCCCTTCATCATTACATACCTGGAGCTGATGACATGATTTGTAGCGATTTAATCCCTTCAGTCATTCTGTTGAGATAACTCTGCTCCAAGACGACGCCAGGAACCTTGCGTAGAGGTTTGATTTGATGTTGTAAGATATCCATGCTCTCTGGAAACATACGAGTCTCAAAGTCGATTGCAGGACATTCACCTGAGAACAAAGTTGAGATAAGAAGAGAAACACATAAAATGATTAATGATGTGTCAGCTGGTCCCTGATTGGTCATAATCTTCTTCAGCATtcggaatttttttttgcataagtCTAAATCACTCTAAACAAAAgataatttttgaaaataaagacTTTTTTTAATGATTGGTGGCGGTGCAATCGTATGTTTGATTCTTATTTTGCATTATTATTTTCTGTACACACACTACCACATACCTTCCAATCTCAACTAAAACTTTGATTCATTAAGAAAATCTTTACATGAATCAATTAAAATATATTCTcatctttttttaaatcaagttaCTTTAATTACTTTCAGCAAACACATTCTAATTTTTCTTGGATTTTGTTAATGTTACATACATGCTGTCATGCTGACCATACATGATATAATTTCCATGCCTGGGATGTCCGGTTTATAGATTCAAGCGCTACATGTATACATTCAGAGTAACAGTATTTGGACCTTAGATTATTTTAATAATCtaaaatacacagattggaatttttcatgcctgtgccttctaagcgtactcgaattcagctgacgccggtacagcgtacagacctggcaaCATTGCTTATCTTACGccaagtttcttttgtgtatgcTCGCGCTGTTttcgctatttttgagtttgctcacgcggtacctgacttagcgtcgatcccctgaggcaacatgccatgtttccacgtTATGATTTGGACACTTATGATCTTGACATCTTATTCTTAAATATTTCACCTGAGTTTGaataaaatttttcattttttttttccatcattttttgtctcgcctgataaggcaggagactatataatcacttttccgtgcagGCGTGCAGATGTGTGtaagggggtgtgtgtgtgtgtatgtgacaaatttggttaaagttttggttaaagtttgctttccgcctattttctcagagactatgagtcgcacgttcctcaatcttggtgggtgggtgcatcttgacccgagacagaaccggtttgtattggttagtgggtcaaggtcactgaggtcatctaggggtcatctgaggtcaaattaatgacacttggtgggtccattcaacatttaaagccaaatttttggaaggtcatttcgaggtcaacaggggtcatctgaggtcaaattagtaaagtgttggatgggcatgaaaattggtgggtacagtcaacatttaaagccaaatttttggaaggtcatttcaaggtcaccaggggtcatctgaggtcaaattagtaaaacctgttggatgggcatgaaagttggtgggtacagtcaacattttaagcctaatttttggaaggtcatttcgaggtcaccaggggtcatctgaggtcaaagtagtaaaaactgttgcatgggcatgacacttggtgggtacagtcaccatcagccagataatcgtgcccagccgataaccaccaaattcatttacctctaccaaaagtaattgaaaaagcaGGTGGTCGCCAAAGCAGGCGaggtggttcgagaaccgccctGTCTTCAGGTGCTAACATGATTTTCTTTACATCCCTAGACTCCACAAAAACAATGTTTTTCAGTTTAGCCATCTTTGCTGATTGTAAACATCACTCATAATACAAATTCTTTCCTCaagtgaaaatattttcaaaaaaaatttagtgGCATAGGGGAgctgggggggcaaagattttcagaataaaatggggacagcaaagagtaaagtgtcattaaaatgactgaaaatggcaaaaaaacaaaaaacaaatgggGATGAAAAACTGATTTTGCCCAAGCCCCCCCCACACCATTAAAAGGCTGGCTATATGCTGTTGAGAAAATCCTTACCCAGAATAGCTTTGAGAGACGCCTTCAACTTATCCCAGCAACTCTTGAACATTGCCGTAACCAGAGTTTTGCCAAGCCAGTCAGCAAAGAGAACTTCTTGGAAGACGAATGGAGATTGGCAAGCGCCCGCAGTCAGCACAATAATGACATGCTTTGCGGCAGCTATCTGTGGACCATTGATTTGGAGGAATTCATCCTTTGATTGACCTAACTTTGTGTGACTGGTCACCTGAAATGTAAATGTACAAGTCACAAAATTAAACATAATGTACCTAgacataaaatataaattttcaaaaaaaaaaaaaaagcgacaaAAAAACCCccaacctgttctacgggcccgagcgacccagaatttgcgttttggagaatttgtttttttaattttgctaaaatcatgtacaaTGTAAAAGCAaccgttttggggccaaaatttatacacttttagaaaatatgtttgcaaaaaaaaatcttgtttcAGATTTTAGTGAAATTTTGGGTAATTTTAGcatccagaaaaaaaaaagaaagaaaagaaaaacaacaccCGATTTGTAAGGGACTGGAAGTACTTgtagtgtcttagctagccactgACCTGTCTGCCTGTCATTTTAGAcaggagtttgctcctgggatgggcaaaattaatgcctaagattgacagatgctacattataattgtaggtgttgagaaaggctattgAGTAATGACCTTTTTAGAGatccagggcctagatttcgacgagaatcactgaatcgattctcgtaagattcagttgtgagaatcaacttctctcattgtatcatacatttgattctcacaaaccaagacgaaatctaggccctgagatcagatttgcaaaacaaggccatagcaacatatttgaactctttcaacccccaatgggctgtggaagtctggtaaatgttttaaagggcaaataaggacaggcaattttattcaaatgacaggtAAATTCCCTCAATTACTTGCTAAGACCAGACTGGAACTTGAGGTCAGGGGCTCAGGGTATGTAGCAACTCAGATTTAATTATATTGGTGCCCAGTTTAATCTGTCTTTCCCAGAATAGGTAATTATAGGTTACACTTTTAAAAATTTATTGTACCTGAAGATGTTTCTTCTTCAACTCCTGCTTCAGTGTCTGAACCAGTTGTACATCAGCTGGATCATATACCAGGTACACACTGTCAGGACGACTTCTCTGTGTTCTTGATCTCAGGTGCCAATTATTCGGCATTTTGTGCTCTTTCTCCAAGATGCTGATTATCTGCTGCAAGATCTTCTTTCTAGCAACTCTGCTATCCACACCAATGACCTCAGATAGGTCACGATCCATTACGGACATCAGGAGGAAACCATCAATGGCATTCTCCAGGAAGCTTTGACAGTAGAACTCTTTGATCCCAAGATCATACAGCCAACTTTGCACATCATTGATTGTCCATCGACAAAGTTTCTTGTTCTTATACTCCTTAGTCAAGTCTCTTTCTGGAGTTGGTGGAACGTATGGTGCATGTACGGAAGCACATGCTTCAACTTCTTTGTGTAAAGAACCTATAGCTGTAGACGCTCTTTCATAGAGACTCAACTTCATTAACTCCGGACGAGTCAAATCAACAGTATGATCAATCAAATCTTTGTACTTGCTAGGTAGTTCCACATTTTCATAACGAATCGCAAACACTTTCGGCGGTACACCGCTCGATGACTTCCGTCTTTCCAGTAAGCTTCGTAACTCGTACACAGATACCGGACATTGCAAATAGCTTTCACTCAGAAAACAAACAGCAGCCCGGCATTTCTCAACAGCATCCATGCGTTGTGAAAACCATGCTGGACTATCTGTATTTTGTTCATCTTTATCGAACCAGATGTCTTCACCAAGACTATTTTCTTTGAACTGTTTGACGGTAATGCACACAAATCGTCTCTCTGTGAAGCTTCCATCAGGTGAATACGACACAAAGATGCCTTTCTTCAACTTCTTCAAAGATGATCCAGACTCTTTCGACCTATGTTGAGTTCTCTTCACATCTTTCACAGATTTTGATGCTGTTGTTTGGATTGCACTTGGAATTCCACCACTTTCATTTGCAACTGCAGGCTTACTTCTCTTGATGTCACCACTACCGCCACTTGGAATTCCTTTAGGAGGGGGATCAGAGTGATTATCTTTAACACTGGCAGACCCATGATCTTGTTTGCTACTGGATTCATCTGGAGCTTCTTTTGTGACATTTGCTACATCACCCCCACCTTCAGTTGGACGGATTTTCTCAGACTCCTCGTCAACTTTTGTTTCAGATTTCGCCTCAATTTTAGTTTCATTTTTCTCAACTTCACTACCAGGAGCCTCCGTATTTTCATGAGCTCCATTTATTGCGTTTGATTGCTCTTCACTACTTTTAGGTTTTACAATACCATCTTGTCCACCGGTCCCGCCATCCGCATGTTGCGCACCCGATTCATCAGCTTGTTCGTTCCCGTCATCTACGgtaacaacatcaccaccatttTCCGTCATGTTGTGGTCTCCGTTTTCCACGGGCATGACTTTTTCGTCGTCAATAAAACTGCTAAGGCAAAAATAACATCACTAGCTTTTTACACTATTATCTTCTTCAACCATTAAGGATTATGATACATCAGTTTTTGCACCCAGTAGACTTTGTTTCGTGgtaaaaatcaatcaaaacatgaaCGCGAGAATTTTCACGAATACGCTGTGTAGGCGGCCATGCTGAATTTTGCATGGATACCAATGTAAACTTTCTCGTTGCATGCTCATTTTGTTAGACGCACACGCAGTCGATACGAAAATCGATAACCGTCTATTGAGAGTTCATGTAAAGTAAAACGATTTTTAACAGACTTGTAAACGTCTATGCTGAGGCATAAAGTTGTGGCTGTTGCTTATGTAAACGATACTCCCTTTGGTAGCTCATTATGCTGATATTTACAAAAAGATTAAATAacaaatataagttacaaaataaTCATCAGGTAAGGTTATCAGTAAACATACTTAAATATACTTAAAACATGTCACCAGACTTTGAAGGTTGAAAGAGAGGCCCTGGAAGAGGTGCAGTAAAATAGCCTAAAATGGGGGAAGTGCGCCGAAAAGGGAATTCTATGATCAATTATAGGGCCTAGTATAACTTTATGATCAATTATAAACTTTATTaattgttaaaggagtattttgtgattctagcattttCTTTTTCTGGTGTGTTTGAGAAGATAGCCACAAAAAGATAGAAAAAAGTGCAGGCCCTATTCCCAACATgtctgttgattccgattttgcttaGGTTAGGCCCTAGAAGCAAACAAAATCCCGTGCAATGTTTGTGATTAAGGTTAAGGTTCAGCATGCATCATGTCAGTTTTCCTATCAGAATTTGTCCTCAATCATAGAAAAACTTGGGtggcaaaaatgcaccttgctcaGAAAAAAGTTAAGGTCATAATAGGCCggggtcaaatttaaaattgatcagATCTTGTTATAGGCCTAAGTAGCCGATATATGTATAACCCACGCCAAAATATCGCTTAATCATAAACGAAAAAGTATGGTTCGACCTATCTGTGAgatataaggccgtgtaaaattaatattttggttctcgtccctccctcctcaatttctgggatttgtcagatttttttttttttaatagatttttcaatttgtttagactttggaatgatttatgaaatcttcatacatataaataagtttattagagaacaagcatcacttccaagtctttttgtggtactctaggggtttatcctcagaatctcagatttgaaaaaaaaaaagggcctcatcgtttcctcgagcactgttggaaaaaaccgaaaactactgacaatgctaattttacattgaaaaaaaaaacaaaacaaaaaaaaaacacctccctccctcatcaattcatgaaaatcctctggacgagaaccaaaacattaattttatacggcctaaagagcttatttccaaaccatgttaagtccacaaccacaagtttctcatttacaatcacaatttatagctatttatactttgacaaatttgacatagcaacaatgagttgtaccatcaacaagccattatttaccacaacaatgctggaaacaatatgcagactattgttctcatcaTGGGAAATAAAGGCCGCACACAGTATTGTTTAAttactgtgcgtccatccactgcttgctttgtaatggtgcatccaactgaaattataatacctatagcagcACAACAcatagcaatatcgcacaggtattAAATCAGCAACATggatttggaaataagctcttcatataccgGTATGGTTCTCGAGCTATTaggaaaaaggtcaaaggtcgcatTTTGTGCTCCCctgtatattttgatgtaaaaaaccaacaaaaaacacACCTGTAGGtc is a window from the Amphiura filiformis chromosome 12, Afil_fr2py, whole genome shotgun sequence genome containing:
- the LOC140165989 gene encoding uncharacterized protein, yielding MPVENGDHNMTENGGDVVTVDDGNEQADESGAQHADGGTGGQDGIVKPKSSEEQSNAINGAHENTEAPGSEVEKNETKIEAKSETKVDEESEKIRPTEGGGDVANVTKEAPDESSSKQDHGSASVKDNHSDPPPKGIPSGGSGDIKRSKPAVANESGGIPSAIQTTASKSVKDVKRTQHRSKESGSSLKKLKKGIFVSYSPDGSFTERRFVCITVKQFKENSLGEDIWFDKDEQNTDSPAWFSQRMDAVEKCRAAVCFLSESYLQCPVSVYELRSLLERRKSSSGVPPKVFAIRYENVELPSKYKDLIDHTVDLTRPELMKLSLYERASTAIGSLHKEVEACASVHAPYVPPTPERDLTKEYKNKKLCRWTINDVQSWLYDLGIKEFYCQSFLENAIDGFLLMSVMDRDLSEVIGVDSRVARKKILQQIISILEKEHKMPNNWHLRSRTQRSRPDSVYLVYDPADVQLVQTLKQELKKKHLQVTSHTKLGQSKDEFLQINGPQIAAAKHVIIVLTAGACQSPFVFQEVLFADWLGKTLVTAMFKSCWDKLKASLKAILGECPAIDFETRMFPESMDILQHQIKPLRKVPGVVLEQSYLNRMTEGIKSLQIMSSAPAWAREASTSEPKVFISYQWDVHNKVQEIKRILESNHIPCWIDNSPTITHHSHSQQQPSQQRGTSSSSSRSTISTESETMQGNTQRNMRNAILVLCCMTPRYLQSDNCIKDLLLAETLQKPIIPVLLRFIPWPPDHGPSQVKKLLARTSHIDLSNDKLFKQNFHILIDKIRRFTSGKH